A stretch of DNA from Arthrobacter globiformis:
AGCCACGACCGGGGTGAACCAGGGAACCGACGCCGCCGGCATTGTCCTCGCGTACCTGTTCATCGGGCTGATTTTTGGCCTGGTCAATGCGTTTGTGCGGCCGGTGGTCAGCTTCCTCTCCCTGCCCATCACCATCCTGACGCTGGGGCTGTTCACGGTGGTGATCAACGCCGCGATGCTCTATCTCACCTCCTGGATCAGCGGCTACACGCCCGTGCACTTCACCATCGATTCGTTCTTCTGGACCGCAGTGCTGGGCGCCATCATCATCACCGTCATTTCGCTGGTGGCAGACCGGCTCCCTGGCGCCCGCCACCGCTGACACCCCCGCCACGGCTGACGCCCCCGCCGCTGACGCCCCCGCCGAGGGGAAGGATTCCCCTGCCCGGGCCGGGCAGTGACGGCTGCAGGGCGGGCGCGGGCGGCCTTGGCGAACGGACCAGCTGGAAGCGCGTGGCCCTGGCCGTTCCTCCGGCACCCACCACTCCGGCAAGCGCGGCGGTCGACGCCACCAGCGAAGGATCCGGGCTGGCGGAAACTGCCCGGGCCCCGGCCTCGTAGTTGGTGAGCCTGTGCCCGGGACCGAGCCCGGCGTCCTCACCATCTGGCGTCCTGACCACTCCGTTCAGCGTTACAGTCACGCGGTCCCTGGTGTCCGGGTTGGGAAGGCCTTCGCTGCCCGGAACCCAGTCCTGCCGGTGGTCCAGATGCAGGCTGCTGACGCCGGGTTCCGGAGTTATTGTGCCGACCGGCGATCCTGCGGTCAGCACGTACTTGAGGTTGTACTCGGCAAGGAAAGCCTTGTCCTGGCTCAAATTCATTGCATGGATGCCGCCCTGGCTGTAGCCCACAGCCACCACCTGGTCCCCGGCCTCCGCCCCGGCCTGGCGAAGGGCTGCCCGGATTGCTGCGGCGGTGTACGCGGACCCGTACCCCAGCGCTTCGCCGACGCCGGCCTCGTCGAAGGGGTTAGGGCCGCCGGCGTTGCCGGGCTGGGTCCCGGGAATGATCACGATGAACGCGTCGCGTCCCCCCGTGGTTGTCCGGATGATCTCGATGTGGCCCGGGCCGGCGTCTTCCACCTTCCCTGCCCGGCTGAGGAGGCCTGCCGGGGAGGCGTCCAGATCAATGTCCGCGGAGCCCTGCGTCAGCGCCCGGACCGGCCGCGGCTTCAGTTCGGGTTTGACCCGGTCCAGCAGCATGCGGAGGATGACTGGCACGCTGGCACGCCCGCCAGAGGTCAGGGCCATCCGCGCTGCGGCATCAATCTCGCCGGACCTCGTTCCCAGGAGCGCCGCCAGGATGGCGCCGCCCAGGAGAGGGTCGCTCCCGGTGATCGCCTCGGTGCTCGCCCCATTCGGACGCCAGTCCCCAGACAGACCAAAGTCAACCACCTGCCGCCCCCATAGCCATGACGCATTCAGGCCGAGCTGCATCACCACCTGGTTTGCTGTCTCGGCGGTGCTGTACTCGAGCTGGCAGGCGCGCACGCCGCCGGCCAGGCGCTCCAGCTCCTCCCGCACCGCCGCCACGGAGCGCTGCCCTTCCCAGACCGCGGTCAGGGCCTCGGCGCCGCTAAGGGGATCATCCCGCTGGTAGCTTCCCGACGCCTCCCAGACCCTGTAAACGCCCAATTCCACCGACGCCAAATCCCGGGCGAGCGCATCCAGCTCCCGCGCCCCCGTATCCAGTTCCTCAAGCTGGAAGGAGATCCCGCCTATTCCGCCGCGCACGGAGAGGACACCGTTGGAGGCCGGTTCGGCGGGACGGAGCTGTCCGCCGCCTCCGCCCGGCACCGCTTCGGCCATCAGTAGCCCCCGGCAGCGGGGAGGGCGGACCCGGCGACGTGCACGGCGTGCCGGCGGAGGGCAAGGGCCGCGGCAAGCACCTTTTCCCGCGCCCCGCCCAGGGCTACGGCCTGCACCCGGAGCTTGGACCGGTACGCCAGCCCGGCGGGCGACCGCCAGTCCATGAGCTGGAGCTGCGAGAGCTTGGCCTGCACGGCTTCTATCTGTTCCGCGCAGGCCTCCACCCGTCCGGCCAGCAGCTGGACTTCGAAACTGCGCGATGAACATGCCGCGGCGTCGGCCGCCGTGACGTTGGCGCTCATCGCCGTGACGCCGGCGCTCATCGCTGTGAAGCTGACGCCCATCCGGATACCCCCATCCCCTGTGGGCCGGCCCCCGCGTCCGCCCTTTCCTTGGTTCCTACCCACGACGCTAAGGTGCCG
This window harbors:
- a CDS encoding phage holin family protein produces the protein MRSFIMRVIINGLALWVASWLLPGLDISTTATTEAVATTGVNQGTDAAGIVLAYLFIGLIFGLVNAFVRPVVSFLSLPITILTLGLFTVVINAAMLYLTSWISGYTPVHFTIDSFFWTAVLGAIIITVISLVADRLPGARHR